One region of Salvia miltiorrhiza cultivar Shanhuang (shh) chromosome 3, IMPLAD_Smil_shh, whole genome shotgun sequence genomic DNA includes:
- the LOC131018429 gene encoding uncharacterized protein LOC131018429: MNVLAWNVRGLTDESKRLLWEHCRTFSPIIVGIIEPKSSFRNTNSSFWSSLNLVPAFQNERHDRCSNIWILHHPDLVFRLVFSSEQTVIADCHWNSFDFRVAIVHGASTHVERRSLWADLIDFIADNMVILGDFNAVKGAHERISSCMPSQTSCREFCDFIDDTGFIESSTSGLRFTWSGRRFMPRHVESFLDRALYSELFSSLWHSVHTLNLARVTSDHSPIIFQCSLPPQTRHRFFRFLNMWAMHPTFHALVDGSWSQETGVLCPIYKVMFKLKRLKKKLKNWNKNVFGNVDALVDETQRELMDIQMRISLQGYTDELFKKEVQAQDKINVALTRKSCLLQQKSRVSWLKDGDMNTAFFHATLRYKHKPRVISQLMIDGTRESNQDRIGEHIVDYFTTLFTEDSGSDVGIEAIEAVIDPVISDEHNAVLSAIPSDEEITVAVFSMDSDSSPGPDGFSGKFFQVGWEIIKHDIWAAVHAFFLKSYLPSGCNSSTLILIPKKENVISVSDLRPIVLSNFLFKIISKVLASRLSRIADFYVSQNQFGFISGRSIHDCILMGSEGFNCMKRTGRGQNMACKIDIRKAFDTLRWGFLMNVLKVMGFDVRFIDWIGIILTSARLSILYNGKLYGYFGCSRGVRQGDPLSPILFGIAEDVLSALFRNCVTSGHLTPMTMTRSQFFPTHLLYADDILVFCKASVRNAKTIKKILDYYSWISGQTCSSEKSHIYFSAKVHAVTKRSILRDLNFVNGVTPFTYLGVPIFDGRVRASYFRPIHDRILAKFSRWRGRLLSMAGRLCLVKSVIQSSITHSMMVYKWPRSLLKDLDDKCRNFIWTGDVRKTPSCSVSWSRVCAIKEEGGLMAWKIICGKGFGFSILHDRYLDTFSQVRCDSISSSVWLGLKDEVSDLVENSYSFIGDGTTTNFWCDDWLGYKISEKCRVPLYVLDLLEHSVADYFYDGVWHFTQDFINAFPEIVGDILVLPIGEGSDTRYWKPSLHGTVTAALAFANHCHRFPRVCWGSWIWKPYIPVRRSLVCWRVLHDRLPTYDRLIRYGMIMPNHCVFCFSSGETMDHVLWSCGRVRPIWIEFLSWFQLSEAANAADMHSFLVMTWGYKFSSQLDSFWRAGIIAILWAIWTQRNSCIFDNKCFDRRRITHFVKVAFKEMENNFNLGHMNNSWKDYTILRSLGVATRAAPPPDFIDVHWWPPVPPWIKVNTDGSAMGAPGNIAAGGVFRDNFNWVRGCFHYKGGVGFAFEAELLAVIKAILIAHDRGWLHLWVESDSTYIVHLLDERSTAVPWRFIALWNKVLRLLPDFTLQISHIYREGNKVADIMANYSRDEGWWPYAIEEIKDDVQLDMATHSHTLFWCARNWVIWSRIPLVASWHCFRQRQEFSGKIFGLVFASTVSFVDDGGAAFWGMSQVCFRTMVRPEFWKRSHLRSFPRAGFCLRREQEIRSRGIFEQLQAEWYEVPNPPTNDAQFYH, from the exons ATGAATGTGCTTGCTTGGAATGTCCGGGGTCTGACGGACGAATCTAAGCGCCTCCTTTGGGAGCATTGTCgtactttctctccgattattGTTGGTATTATTGAGCCGAAGTCGAGCTTTAGAAATACTAATTCCAGCTTTTGGTCTTCTCTTAATTTAGTTCCTGCTTTTCAGAATGAGCGGCATGACAGGTGTTCGAACATTTGGATTTTACATCACCCTGATCTGGTTTTCAGATTGGTGTTTTCTTCAGAGCAGACGGTTATTGCGGATTGCCATTGGAACTCTTTTGATTTCCGTGTGGCGATTGTTCACGGTGCCTCTACTCATGTTGAAAGGAGATCCTTGTGGGCTGATCTTATTGATTTTATTGCTGACAATATGGTGATTTTAGGGGATTTTAATGCTGTTAAAGGAGCTCACGAGAGGATTAGCAGCTGTATGCCTAGTCAGACTTCTTGCAGAGAGTTCTGTGACTTTATTGATGACACTGGTTTTATTGAGTCGTCTACTTCTGGTCTTCGGTTCACGTGGTCAGGACGTCGTTTTATGCCTCGACATGTGGAGTCTTTTCTTGATCGTGCTTTATACTCTGAGTTGTTCTCCTCTTTGTGGCACTCAGTTCATACTTTGAACTTGGCTAGGGTAACTTCTGATCATTCTCCGATTATTTTTCAGTGCAGTTTACCGCCCCAAACCAGACATAGGTTTTTCAGATTTTTAAACATGTGGGCGATGCATCCGACTTTTCATGCTTTAGTGGATGGTTCTTGGAGCCAAGAAACTGGGGTTCTGTGTCCGATTTATAAGGTTATGTTTAAGCTTAAACGGCTTAAGAAGAAGCTGAAAAATTGGAATAAGAACGTTTTTGGCAACGTTGATGCTTTGGTGGATGAAACTCAGAGAGAGTTGATGGATATTCAGATGAGAATTTCTCTTCAGGGCTATACGGATGAGTTGTTTAAAAAGGAGGTTCAAGCTCAGGATAAAATTAATGTTGCTCTGACTCGTAAAAGCTGCTTGCTCCAGCAAAAAAGCCGCGTCTCGTGGCTTAAGGATGGGGACATGAATACTGCCTTTTTTCATGCTACGCTTCGCTATAAGCATAAACCTAGGGTGATTTCGCAGCTTATGATTGATGGGACCAGAGAATCAAACCAGGACAGGATAGGTGAGCATATTGTTGATTACTTCACCACTCTCTTTACTGAGGATAGTGGCTCTGATGTTGGTATTGAGGCGATTGAGGCTGTTATTGACCCTGTTATTTCTGATGAACATAATGCGGTCCTTTCGGCTATTCCTTCGGACGAGGAGATTACTGTTGCGGTTTTTAGCATGGATAGTGATAGCTCGCCTGGACCTGATGGTTTCTCTGGGAAGTTTTTTCAGGTTGGATGGGAGATTATTAAGCATGATATTTGGGCTGCAGTTCATGCTTTTTTTCTGAAGTCTTACCTTCCGTCGGGATGCAATTCCAGCACTCTCATTCTTATTCCGAAGAAAGAGAATGTCATTTCCGTTTCTGACCTTAGGCCGATTGTTCTTTCCAATTTTCTGTTTAAGATTATCTCGAAAGTGTTGGCTTCGAGGCTCAGCAGGATTGCGGATTTCTATGTTTCTCAGAATCAATTTGGGTTTATCAGTGGCCGCTCCATTCACGATTGCATTCTGATGGGATCTGAAGGTTTTAATTGTATGAAGCGTACGGGCAGAGGACAGAATATGGCTTGCAAAATTGACATCcgcaaagcttttgatactcttcGTTGGGGTTTTCTGATGAATGTCCTTAAGGTTATgggttttgatgtgagatttATTGATTGGATCGGGATCATTCTTACCTCTGCCCGGCTTTCCATTCTTTATAATGGGAAGCTTTACGGGTATTTTGGTTGTTCGCGTGGGGTGAGGCAGGGGGACCCTCTATCTCCTATCCTCTTTGGGATTGCTGAGGATGTTCTGAGTGCTCTCTTTCGTAACTGTGTTACTTCTGGTCATCTTACTCCTATGACTATGACTCGGTCACAGTTTTTTCCGACGCACCTCCTTTATGCTGATGATATTTTGGTTTTCTGTAAGGCCTCTGTTCGGAATGCGAAGACGATCAAGAAAATTCTGGATTACTATAGTTGGATTTCTGGGCAAACTTGTAGCAGTGAGAAGTCTCATATTTATTTCTCTGCTAAAGTTCATGCTGTGACGAAGCGTTCAATCCTGAGAGATTTGAATTTTGTGAATGGTGTGACCCCCTTCACTTATTTGGGGGTTCCGATCTTTGATGGGCGTGTCCGTGCTTCATACTTCAGGCCGATTCATGATCGGATTCTTGCCAAGTTTTCTAGATGGCGTGGGCGGCTTCTTTCTATGGCGGGTCGTCTGTGTCTGGTTAAGTCGGTGATTCAGAGTTCGATCACACACTCTATGATGGTGTACAAATGGCCGAGATCTTTGCTGAAAGATTTGGATGATAAGTGCCGCAATTTCATTTGGACGGGTGATGTTAGAAAGACGCCTTCTTGTTCGGTGAGCTGGAGCCGTGTTTGTGCCATTAAGGAGGAGGGGGGCTTG ATGGCGTGGAAGATTATCTGTGGCAAGGGTTTCGGCTTTTCTATTTTACATGACCGATACTTGGACACTTTCAGCCAAGTGAGATGTGATTCGATCTCTTCGTCTGTTTGGCTTGGTCTCAAGGATGAGGTGAGTGATTTGGTGGAGAATTCCTACAGCTTTATTGGTGACGGCACGACCACGAATTTCTGGTGTGATGACTGGCTGGGTTACAAAATTTCTGAGAAATGCAGGGTTCCTCTTTATGTTCTTGATTTGCTAGAACATTCTGTTGCTGATTATTTCTATGATGGGGTGTGGCATTTCACCCAAGACTTTATTAATGCTTTCCCCGAGATTGTTGGTGATATTTTGGTGCTTCCTATTGGCGAGGGGTCTGACACTCGTTACTGGAAGCCCTCTCTGCATGGCACAGTCACTGCTGCTCTTGCTTTTGCTAATCACTGCCATCGTTTCCCTCGTGTTTGCTGGGGATCTTGGATTTGGAAGCCTTATATTCCGGTTAGGCGTTCTTTAGTCTGCTGGCGGGTTCTTCATGATCGTCTTCCTACCTACGATCGCTTGATTAGATATGGTATGATCATGCCCAATCATtgtgtcttttgtttctcctcgGGAGAAACTATGGATCATGTTTTATGGTCTTGCGGACGTGTTAGACCGATTTGGATTGAGTTCCTGAGTTGGTTTCAGCTATCTGAGGCTGCTAATGCTGCTGATATGCATAGCTTCTTGGTTATGACCTGGGGTTACAAGTTCAGTTCTCAGCTGGACAGTTTTTGGCGAGCTGGCATCATCGCTATTTTATGGGCGATTTGGACTCAGAGGAACTCTTGCATCTTTGATAACAAATGTTTTGACCGAAGGCGGATCACCCATTTTGTCAAAGTTGCTTTTAAAGAGATGGAGAATAACTTTAATCTTGGTCATATGAACAACTCTTGGAAAGATTATACTATTCTCAGATCGCTTGGCGTTGCTACTCGTGCTGCCCCTCCACCGGATTTCATCGATgtgcattggtggcctccggtgcctccttggattaaagttaacacGGATGGTTCTGCAATGGGAGCTCCTGGTAATATTGCGGCTGGTGGTGTCTTCCGTGATAACTTTAATTGGGTTCGTGGTTGTTTTCATTATAAGGGTGGCGTTGGatttgcctttgaagcggagCTTCTTGCGGTTATTAAAGCCATTCTTATTGCTCATGATCGGGGCTGGCTTCATTTATGGGTCGAATCCGATTCTACGTACATTGTTCATCTGCTTGATGAGCGCTCTACCGCTGTGCCTTGGCGCTTCATTGCTCTTTGGAATAAGGTTCTTCGTCTCCTTCCTGATTTCACTCTTCAGATTTCTCACATTTATCGGGAGGGAAACAAAGTTGCTGATATTATGGCAAACTATAGTAGAGACGAAGGCTGGTGGCCTTATGCTATTGAGGAGATTAAGGATGATGTGCAACTTGATATGGCTACTCACAGTCATACTC TTTTCTGGTGCGCTAGAAACTGGGTCATATGGAGTCGAATTCCGTTGGTTGCGTCGTGGCATTGTTTTCGCCAGCGACAGGAGTTTTCAGGCAAGATCTTTGGTTTGGTCTTTGCTTCCACCGTTTCCTTCGTTGATGATGGTGGAGCTGCCTTTTG GGGAATGAGCCAGGTCTGCTTcaggacgatggttaggccggagttctggaAGCGGTCCCATCTCCGCTCTTTTCCTCGTGCTGGTTTCTGtcttagacgg gaACAAGAAATCCGCAGCCGTGGTATATTCGAGCAGCTGCAGGCGGAGTGGTACGAGGTCCCCAACCCTCCCACAAATGATGCCCAATTCTACCATTAA